A single genomic interval of Pseudomonadota bacterium harbors:
- a CDS encoding DUF427 domain-containing protein, with amino-acid sequence MPKIPDWLKKSRDGWTHRGQARPAFAHPTGPGQESVWDYPRPPSLVPDTREVVVLGNGVELARSRGAKRILETASPPTFYVPPQDVVTAYLRPAQGESLCEWKGAARYWDLAPSEGAITSKVAWCYDRPFEPYESIAGWLCFYPSRVECYVDGERVRPQSSEFYGGWITDEVIGPFKGDPGTQGW; translated from the coding sequence ATGCCCAAGATCCCCGACTGGCTGAAGAAATCCCGCGACGGCTGGACCCACCGCGGCCAGGCGCGTCCTGCGTTCGCCCACCCAACCGGGCCGGGTCAAGAATCGGTGTGGGACTATCCGCGGCCTCCGAGCCTGGTACCCGATACGCGCGAAGTGGTTGTGCTAGGAAACGGGGTGGAACTTGCTCGCTCGCGTGGAGCGAAACGCATCTTGGAGACGGCGAGCCCGCCCACCTTCTACGTGCCGCCGCAGGATGTCGTTACCGCCTACCTACGGCCTGCACAGGGCGAGAGTCTCTGCGAATGGAAGGGGGCGGCGCGCTACTGGGACCTTGCCCCTTCCGAAGGTGCAATCACGTCGAAGGTCGCCTGGTGTTACGACAGGCCATTCGAACCCTACGAGTCCATTGCCGGTTGGTTGTGCTTCTATCCGTCTCGTGTCGAGTGCTATGTGGATGGTGAGCGTGTGCGACCGCAGTCGAGCGAGTTCTATGGGGGGTGGATTACGGATGAGGTGATCGGGCCCTTCAAGGGGGATCCGGGTACTCAGGGTTGGTAG
- a CDS encoding PAAR-like domain-containing protein: protein MANEVFANELEISCKAAAGKSVASFPDPCFSPPPPSGGPIVIPYANTAFAKDLAKGSTTVFISGKPIAKRDQSYFKTSTGNEPAIMKKGVATGVKKGKAYYQTWSMDVKVEDLNVCRHTDKMTHNHASLPGNTGPWAYVDTSARRSDCRMEIQRVNRACGGEREVKRGNRTTWETVRGQVRWKRTNCLGLNIKPRSLDQSKLDDFLGDIQGQLDDLNIYEQAINTAQEVALQQAEELLTRIVGKAVAKRIIGAAAGPIGWIVTIVDGANDVAEVIELKGHIDAVNAEADRLMRSLTSLDDRLAAIPDQLAAGDTGSAAATMADVQRTIATANDCVRARKCMLVSMKSTDNNSGGTNAQGGCCGGQTGHHMIPHAWVDGVCDGYRYRDAPVVCAEGTNQYHGSHGAMHTHTDRHAAEEVGRDGDIAYDDARDAAIRAHRDTFPLSFCSADCLREQLDNYYDKACDEHSGIFSDPNPDLNFQRIGGPSAPAGDELS, encoded by the coding sequence GTGGCCAACGAAGTCTTCGCCAACGAGCTCGAGATCTCCTGCAAGGCCGCCGCGGGCAAGTCCGTAGCCAGCTTTCCGGATCCGTGCTTCAGCCCACCGCCGCCGAGCGGCGGCCCCATCGTGATCCCCTACGCCAACACGGCCTTCGCCAAGGACCTGGCCAAGGGCTCGACCACCGTGTTCATCAGCGGCAAGCCGATCGCCAAGCGCGACCAGAGTTACTTCAAGACCTCCACCGGCAACGAGCCTGCGATCATGAAGAAGGGCGTTGCCACCGGCGTGAAGAAGGGCAAGGCCTACTACCAGACCTGGTCCATGGACGTGAAGGTGGAAGATCTGAACGTCTGCCGGCACACGGACAAGATGACCCACAACCACGCGTCCCTGCCGGGCAACACGGGGCCCTGGGCCTACGTCGATACGAGCGCGCGGCGCAGCGACTGCCGGATGGAGATCCAACGGGTCAACCGCGCCTGCGGCGGCGAGCGTGAGGTCAAGCGCGGCAACCGCACCACCTGGGAGACCGTGCGCGGTCAGGTGAGATGGAAGCGCACGAATTGCCTGGGCCTCAACATCAAACCCCGCTCCTTGGACCAATCCAAGCTAGACGACTTCCTAGGCGACATTCAGGGCCAGCTCGATGATCTCAACATCTACGAGCAGGCGATCAACACCGCCCAGGAGGTAGCCCTGCAGCAGGCGGAGGAGCTGCTCACGCGGATTGTCGGCAAAGCCGTCGCCAAGCGCATCATCGGTGCGGCGGCGGGACCGATCGGCTGGATCGTAACGATCGTCGATGGCGCCAACGACGTGGCGGAGGTGATAGAGCTCAAGGGCCACATCGATGCGGTGAATGCCGAGGCGGACCGCCTGATGCGCTCGCTCACTTCCCTCGACGATCGCCTGGCGGCCATTCCCGATCAGTTGGCCGCCGGCGACACGGGCAGCGCGGCCGCCACCATGGCCGACGTGCAGCGGACCATCGCCACGGCGAACGACTGCGTGCGCGCCCGCAAGTGCATGCTGGTGAGCATGAAGTCGACGGACAACAACTCCGGCGGCACCAACGCCCAGGGCGGCTGCTGCGGCGGCCAGACGGGGCACCACATGATTCCCCACGCCTGGGTGGATGGGGTGTGCGACGGCTACCGCTACCGCGATGCGCCGGTGGTCTGCGCCGAGGGCACCAACCAGTACCACGGCTCGCATGGCGCCATGCACACGCACACCGATCGCCACGCGGCGGAAGAGGTCGGCAGGGACGGCGACATTGCCTACGACGATGCGCGCGACGCTGCCATCCGAGCCCACCGGGACACCTTCCCCTTGAGCTTCTGCAGCGCCGACTGTCTGCGCGAGCAGTTGGACAACTACTACGACAAGGCCTGCGATGAACACAGCGGTATTTTCTCCGACCCCAACCCAGACCTGAACTTCCAGCGTATCGGCGGCCCCTCCGCACCCGCTGGCGATGAATTGTCATAG
- a CDS encoding DUF2169 domain-containing protein, with product MELVNTTRLTAGCAPGRLATNQMCLVVVAKACFAWDDSPSPQAPTPITERVVLHDHDVQLEGTDVLAHEYDFVPYKPNCDVVLHGAVAYAPAGKPCERVAVGMGLGEWSKRFAVIGERAWARGADGGWRASDPVPFVELPLSWRNAYGGAVEDADGDVRCCPANPEGVGPWFEVDDALEGTPLPNTEQLDVPIDSPKADYVPQGLGPIARHWAPRPDHAGTFDEAWERDRAPFLPDDFDARFHQCAPADQQIAYPEAGDTLWLENLTTSGDARIPLPLEAVLMTVIRYDGERIRLAPKVDTLIVDTSARRLDVVYRAHVPLARSVRDIEAVVIGKPTRGWERARMTGKTYQPLGRPSRARL from the coding sequence GTGGAGCTAGTCAATACCACTCGGCTTACGGCGGGTTGCGCGCCGGGTCGCCTCGCGACCAATCAGATGTGTTTGGTGGTGGTGGCGAAGGCGTGTTTCGCTTGGGACGATTCCCCGTCGCCGCAAGCGCCGACGCCCATCACCGAAAGGGTCGTGCTCCACGACCACGATGTACAGCTGGAAGGCACGGACGTGCTGGCCCACGAGTACGATTTCGTGCCCTACAAGCCGAACTGCGACGTGGTCTTGCACGGCGCCGTGGCGTACGCCCCGGCGGGAAAACCCTGCGAGCGGGTCGCGGTGGGCATGGGCCTTGGCGAGTGGAGCAAGCGCTTCGCCGTGATCGGCGAGCGCGCGTGGGCGCGGGGAGCCGACGGTGGCTGGCGCGCGAGTGACCCAGTGCCCTTCGTCGAGTTGCCCCTGAGCTGGCGAAATGCCTACGGTGGCGCTGTCGAGGACGCTGACGGTGACGTTAGGTGCTGCCCGGCCAACCCGGAAGGCGTCGGGCCCTGGTTCGAGGTGGACGACGCGCTGGAAGGCACGCCCTTGCCCAATACGGAGCAGCTCGACGTGCCCATCGACTCGCCGAAGGCTGACTACGTGCCCCAAGGCTTGGGGCCTATCGCGCGGCACTGGGCGCCGAGGCCGGATCATGCGGGCACCTTCGATGAGGCCTGGGAGCGCGACCGTGCGCCCTTCCTCCCCGACGACTTCGACGCGCGCTTCCACCAGTGCGCGCCCGCCGACCAGCAGATTGCCTACCCCGAGGCGGGCGACACGCTGTGGCTCGAGAACCTGACGACCAGTGGTGATGCCCGCATCCCCCTGCCCCTCGAGGCCGTGCTCATGACCGTGATCCGCTACGACGGGGAGCGCATTCGCCTGGCGCCGAAGGTCGACACGCTCATCGTGGACACGAGCGCGCGTCGCCTCGACGTGGTGTACCGAGCGCACGTGCCGCTGGCGCGCAGCGTGCGCGACATCGAGGCGGTGGTGATCGGCAAGCCCACCCGCGGTTGGGAGCGCGCCCGCATGACGGGGAAGACCTATCAGCCCCTAGGCCGACCGTCCCGGGCGAGGCTCTAG
- a CDS encoding type VI secretion system Vgr family protein → MASAAVRFDMVPFEFSIEGLQDPTLRVLEFSGQEALSTPYAYEIDLISEDDGLTLEDLVGKPATLRINDEAGQSERFLHGVVASFLHGESSERYTRYRARVVPMLQLLSYRQDCRIFQNLSVPDILQQVFDGAGLSDYKLTLRGTYEPRVYCVQYRESDLNFVTRLMEDEGIYYFFAHSEGKSTLTLIDDPASHPKLPGGDSIEHHDTGGGIAPQRMVYGMRWQEVVTTNAVTLRDFDFERPSVDHLHLDKQVDQPMRLEQYDYPGIYTESGLGDQRVGARLDALQAKRRTLRASTSARHFLVGHRFTLQKHANDRFNREYTITSVAVAGRSPQATEQDQGGLSPMYSCEFGAAPSNTVLRSAPIARRPRVDGVQTAIIVGPAGEEVYTDEYGRVKVQFHWDRLGTYSERSSCWIRVSQLWAGASWGGMDIPRIGHEVVISFEEGDPDRPMIIGRVYHGQNRPPYGLPEHKVKSTIKSNSSPGGGGFNELMFDDSKGNEEVFLHSQKNTTIKTLNDKNQNTGNDETLEIGNNRTKSVGVDETTTVGSNRTEEVGKNEKISIGESRTEEVGTDETITIKRDRTENVGRDESIEIAGTQEIQVGKEIYIDAGDQIILRTGDAKLIMKSDGTIALMGKNITIKGSGEIDVRASNNITMKGRKILQN, encoded by the coding sequence ATGGCGAGTGCAGCCGTTCGTTTCGACATGGTGCCCTTCGAGTTCAGCATCGAGGGCCTGCAGGACCCCACCTTGCGCGTGCTCGAGTTCTCCGGCCAGGAGGCGCTCTCCACGCCCTACGCGTACGAGATCGATCTGATCTCCGAGGACGACGGCCTCACCCTCGAAGATCTGGTCGGCAAACCGGCCACCCTGCGCATCAACGATGAAGCCGGCCAATCGGAGCGGTTCCTCCACGGCGTGGTGGCGAGCTTCCTCCACGGCGAGTCGAGCGAGCGCTACACGCGCTACCGGGCCCGCGTCGTGCCCATGCTCCAGCTCCTGAGCTACCGCCAGGACTGCCGGATCTTCCAAAACCTCTCCGTGCCGGACATCCTTCAGCAGGTGTTCGACGGCGCGGGCCTCAGCGACTACAAGCTCACCCTGCGCGGCACCTACGAGCCGCGCGTTTACTGCGTCCAGTATCGCGAATCCGATTTAAACTTCGTCACCCGACTGATGGAGGACGAGGGCATCTATTACTTCTTCGCGCACAGCGAAGGGAAGAGCACGCTCACGCTCATCGACGACCCCGCCAGCCATCCCAAGCTGCCGGGCGGCGACAGCATCGAACACCACGACACGGGCGGCGGCATCGCGCCTCAGCGCATGGTCTACGGCATGCGCTGGCAGGAGGTGGTCACCACCAACGCGGTCACCCTGCGCGATTTCGATTTCGAGCGACCGAGCGTCGATCACCTGCACCTCGACAAGCAGGTCGACCAACCCATGCGCCTGGAGCAGTACGACTACCCCGGCATCTACACCGAGTCCGGCCTCGGCGACCAGCGCGTGGGTGCGCGCCTGGATGCTCTGCAAGCGAAGCGTCGCACGCTGCGCGCCTCCACCAGCGCGCGCCACTTCCTGGTCGGCCACCGTTTCACTCTGCAAAAGCACGCTAACGATCGCTTTAACCGAGAGTACACGATCACCAGCGTGGCCGTGGCGGGCCGCAGCCCGCAGGCGACGGAGCAGGATCAAGGCGGCCTGAGTCCCATGTACTCCTGCGAGTTCGGCGCGGCGCCGTCGAACACGGTGCTGCGCAGTGCGCCGATCGCGCGCCGCCCCCGGGTTGACGGGGTGCAGACGGCCATCATCGTCGGTCCTGCCGGCGAGGAGGTCTACACGGACGAGTACGGTCGGGTGAAAGTGCAGTTTCACTGGGATCGCCTCGGCACCTACAGCGAGCGCAGCTCCTGCTGGATTCGCGTGAGCCAGCTCTGGGCCGGCGCTAGCTGGGGCGGCATGGACATCCCGCGCATCGGCCACGAGGTGGTGATCAGCTTCGAGGAGGGCGATCCCGATCGGCCGATGATCATCGGGCGTGTTTACCACGGTCAGAATCGTCCGCCCTACGGCCTGCCCGAGCACAAGGTCAAGAGCACCATCAAGTCGAACTCGAGCCCCGGCGGCGGCGGCTTCAACGAGCTCATGTTCGACGACAGCAAGGGCAACGAAGAGGTGTTTCTGCACTCCCAGAAGAACACCACGATCAAGACCCTCAACGACAAGAATCAGAACACCGGCAACGACGAGACCTTGGAGATCGGCAACAACCGCACCAAGAGCGTCGGCGTCGACGAGACCACCACGGTGGGTAGCAACCGCACGGAAGAGGTGGGCAAGAACGAGAAGATCAGCATCGGTGAGTCCCGCACGGAGGAGGTGGGCACCGACGAGACGATCACGATCAAGCGCGACCGTACGGAGAACGTTGGCCGCGACGAGTCGATTGAGATCGCCGGTACCCAGGAGATCCAGGTCGGCAAGGAGATCTACATCGATGCCGGCGATCAAATCATCCTGCGCACGGGTGATGCCAAGCTGATCATGAAGAGCGATGGCACGATCGCCCTGATGGGTAAGAACATCACGATTAAGGGCTCGGGTGAGATCGACGTCCGCGCGTCGAACAACATCACGATGAAGGGTCGCAAGATCCTGCAGAACTGA
- a CDS encoding Hcp family type VI secretion system effector gives MPTPAYLSITGRKQGNVSQGASTDKSIGNTWQEGHEDEILVQGFNHTVLIPTNPQNGQPAGPRRHEQLVITKAFDKASPLLYNALTSGELLDCEIKWFRTAADGTSEHYYTTTLTDAVIVDITASMAHCQDPAMDHLGHEEQISFKYRKIEWRHEAAGTSGEDDWRKPDAT, from the coding sequence ATGCCAACTCCCGCGTATCTCAGCATCACCGGTCGCAAGCAGGGCAACGTGTCCCAGGGCGCTAGCACCGACAAGAGCATCGGCAACACCTGGCAGGAAGGCCATGAAGACGAGATCCTCGTCCAGGGCTTCAACCACACCGTGCTGATCCCGACCAACCCGCAGAACGGTCAGCCGGCAGGCCCCCGTCGCCACGAGCAGCTGGTGATCACCAAGGCCTTCGACAAGGCCTCGCCTCTGCTCTACAACGCGCTCACCTCCGGCGAGCTGCTCGATTGTGAGATCAAGTGGTTCCGCACGGCGGCCGACGGCACGTCCGAGCACTACTACACCACCACCCTGACGGACGCGGTCATCGTCGACATCACGGCGAGCATGGCGCACTGCCAGGATCCGGCGATGGACCACCTCGGTCACGAGGAGCAGATCTCCTTCAAGTATCGTAAGATCGAGTGGCGTCACGAAGCCGCTGGCACGTCCGGTGAGGACGACTGGCGTAAACCCGACGCGACCTAA
- a CDS encoding DUF4303 domain-containing protein: MTTLDSLETEVQRLLELGLRCAIGELNAQYSGAAVYAVAVFCASGYSSFALAANTRDWLEDKLQQEGGASQSARDYCELHVSQWKELNFAYRAFSELNERLDDLLDDMYDAALSDDQISELFTRAVVRAIKAADLGGLVATTCDGPLLLGLQFADPSEREWKAALDVSRDVNSDDWHTRLRSL; this comes from the coding sequence GGGTTTGAGGTGCGCAATAGGCGAGCTGAACGCTCAGTATTCCGGTGCTGCAGTGTACGCCGTTGCGGTGTTCTGCGCCTCGGGGTACAGCAGCTTCGCACTTGCTGCTAACACACGTGATTGGCTTGAGGACAAGCTGCAGCAGGAGGGAGGCGCGTCGCAGTCGGCCCGAGACTATTGTGAGCTGCATGTATCCCAGTGGAAGGAGCTGAATTTCGCCTACCGCGCGTTTTCGGAGCTGAATGAGCGTCTTGATGATCTGCTCGACGATATGTACGACGCCGCCCTGAGCGATGATCAGATTTCCGAGCTCTTTACGCGAGCTGTTGTCCGCGCGATCAAAGCCGCAGATCTAGGTGGCCTGGTCGCCACTACTTGCGACGGTCCCCTGTTGCTCGGCTTGCAATTCGCCGATCCATCGGAACGTGAGTGGAAGGCAGCGCTGGACGTCTCACGCGACGTCAACTCGGATGACTGGCACACCCGACTTCGCAGTCTTTGA